The Triticum aestivum cultivar Chinese Spring chromosome 3A, IWGSC CS RefSeq v2.1, whole genome shotgun sequence genome includes a region encoding these proteins:
- the LOC123063502 gene encoding phospholipase A1-Igamma1, chloroplastic, with protein MSTMSCSSNLSLNARALPGSAAASRSVPPAGRLLLPQGPPTGTRGAHGCRPRRLSHVTSAVSADEAPPTKEKKADSFVGDMERGTLAEDSGRSDGELTSRWREMHGCNDWDGLLDPIDRTLRGELIRYGEFSQACYDSFDYDRYSRYAGTCKYPQESFFKDVGLAGVGYQVARYLYATSHARFPSFGVRKHNPSDDRMWSETGTFIGFIAVSTDEETARIGRRDIAVAWRGTVTKLEWISDITAFLKPVGQFGLPCPDPSVKVEEGFAELYTSKNPDCKYCKYSAREQVLAEVRKLVERYTGQGEEVSVTVTGHSLGAALAVLCAYDIAETRANVSTGGAKAPVCVFSYSGPRVGNPMFRERFEGELGVKALRILNVHDSVPKVPGIFTEAVLPMPLLRVAGALGLPSVYSHIGVELALDHKLSPFLKDVFDLACYHNLEAHLHLLDGYQGRGKEFKLGGRDPALVNKAADFLMDEHMVPDGWRQELNKGMVRTEDGRWMLPHRPRNVEEHPEDTDLHLAELGLAAAVTAKATAAATANV; from the coding sequence ATGTCCACCATGTCATGCTCCTCTAACCTCTCGCTCAACGCCCGCGCCCTCCCAGGCAGCGCTGCCGCCAGCCGGAGCGTGCCCCCAGCCGGCCGCCTGCTCCTCCCGCAAGGACCTCCCACCGGCACCCGCGGAGCGCACGGCTGTCGGCCGCGCCGCCTGTCTCATGTCACGTCGGCGGTGTCAGCCGACGAAGCGCCACCGACCAAGGAGAAGAAGGCGGACTCCTTCGTCGGAGACATGGAACGTGGCACCCTGGCCGAGGATTCCGGCCGCTCCGACGGCGAGCTGACGTCGCGGTGGCGGGAGATGCACGGCTGCAACGACTGGGACGGCCTGCTGGACCCCATCGACAGGACGCTCCGCGGGGAGCTCATCCGGTACGGCGAGTTCTCGCAGGCCTGCTACGACTCCTTCGACTACGACCGATACTCCCGCTACGCCGGCACCTGCAAGTACCCCCAGGAGTCCTTCTTCAAGGacgtcggcctcgccggcgtcggtTACCAGGTCGCCCGCTACCTCTACGCCACCTCCCACGCCCGCTTCCCCAGCTTCGGCGTCCGGAAGCACAACCCCAGCGACGACAGGATGTGGAGCGAGACGGGCACCTTCATCGGCTTCATCGCCGTGTCCACCGACGAGGAGACGGCCCGCATCGGCCGCCGGGACATCGCCGTCGCCTGGCGAGGCACCGTCACAAAGCTCGAGTGGATCTCCGACATAACCGCGTTCCTCAAGCCTGTCGGCCAGTTCGGGCTGCCGTGCCCTGACCCCAGCGTCAAGGTGGAGGAGGGTTTCGCGGAGCTTTACACCAGCAAGAACCCGGATTGCAAGTACTGCAAATACTCGGCGCGGGAGCAGGTGCTCGCCGAGGTGCGGAAGCTGGTGGAGCGGTACACCGGGCAGGGCGAGGAGGTGAGCGTCACCGTCACAGGCCACAGCCTCGGCGCCGCGCTGGCCGTGCTCTGTGCCTACGACATCGCCGAGACACGAGCCAACGTGTCCACCGGCGGTGCCAAGGCGCCCGTTTGTGTCTTCTCCTACTCGGGCCCGCGCGTTGGGAACCCCATGTTCAGGGAGCGGTTCGAGGGGGAGCTGGGCGTGAAGGCGCTGCGCATCCTCAACGTGCACGACTCGGTGCCCAAGGTGCCCGGCATCTTCACCGAGGCCGTCCTCCCCATGCCGCTGCTGCGCGTGGCCGGCGCGCTCGGCCTGCCCAGCGTCTACTCCCACATCGGCGTGGAGCTGGCGCTCGACCACAAGCTCTCGCCGTTCCTCAAGGACGTCTTCGACCTCGCGTGCTACCACAACCTAGAGGCGCACCTCCACCTTCTCGACGGCTACCAGGGCCGCGGCAAGGAGTTCAAGCTCGGGGGCAGGGATCCCGCGCTCGTCAACAAGGCCGCCGACTTCCTCATGGACGAGCACATGGTGCCCGACGGGTGGCGCCAGGAGTTGAACAAGGGCATGGTCAGGACCGAGGACGGGCGGTGGATGCTGCCGCATCGCCCCAGGAATGTTGAGGAACACCCGGAAGACACCGATCTCCACCTCGCCGAGCTCGGCCTtgccgccgccgtcaccgccaaggccaccgctgccgccaccgccaacgTCTGA